A region of Deltaproteobacteria bacterium DNA encodes the following proteins:
- a CDS encoding zinc ribbon domain-containing protein gives MPIFEYTCLDCDEKFETLVLNPKDDISCFSCKSKNIEKQFSPFGIKSESEFLPSGSAGAGCGCTPATCGCGVRN, from the coding sequence TTGCCGATATTCGAATACACGTGTCTCGATTGCGATGAAAAATTCGAGACCCTGGTTCTGAACCCAAAAGACGATATTTCATGCTTTTCATGTAAAAGCAAGAATATAGAGAAGCAATTCTCCCCTTTCGGAATAAAATCTGAGAGCGAATTCCTCCCGTCCGGCTCTGCCGGTGCAGGTTGCGGATGTACTCCGGCAACCTGCGGATGCGGGGTGAGAAACTAA
- a CDS encoding cation diffusion facilitator family transporter gives MSLNSRDQNKKKKLKTAILSISVSLILIVFKLIFGFLTNSISILASAVDSFLDVASSSANYFSIHKSEKPADSDHKFGHGKAEGLAGLFQTFIIGASSLYLIYLSIVRLYESEDLVSIDSGIAVIAVSIIVSLLLARHIKNVARETDSVVLNADSLHYSFDVYTNAGIIAGLIIIKYTGLNIIDPVISIIVAALILWSSKDIVIESVDILMDKELPEETVSEVEKVIMKYRPSVKSYHKMRTRNAGSVKFIEFHVVMDHTLSFVRSHEIAEEIIKEIENDIPGSEVTVHVDPDKHPDYS, from the coding sequence TTGTCGTTAAACAGCCGAGATCAAAATAAGAAGAAAAAACTAAAGACGGCTATCCTGTCAATAAGCGTATCTCTGATACTCATTGTTTTTAAGCTCATATTCGGGTTCCTCACCAACTCTATCAGCATACTGGCTTCGGCAGTGGATTCATTTCTCGATGTTGCCTCCTCCTCCGCAAATTACTTCTCCATCCATAAATCGGAAAAGCCTGCCGACAGCGATCATAAATTCGGACACGGAAAGGCGGAAGGACTGGCCGGACTGTTTCAGACTTTTATAATAGGGGCTTCTTCTCTTTACCTGATATACCTCTCTATTGTCAGGCTCTATGAAAGCGAGGACCTGGTGTCTATAGATTCGGGAATAGCCGTGATAGCGGTATCAATAATTGTAAGCCTGCTACTCGCGAGGCATATAAAAAATGTGGCGCGTGAAACCGACAGCGTTGTTCTAAACGCGGACAGTCTTCACTACAGCTTCGACGTCTATACAAACGCGGGAATAATCGCGGGGCTGATAATAATAAAATATACGGGGTTAAACATCATTGACCCGGTTATTTCGATAATAGTGGCGGCGCTTATACTCTGGTCCTCAAAGGATATAGTAATAGAATCTGTTGACATACTGATGGACAAGGAGCTTCCGGAGGAAACGGTCTCGGAGGTCGAAAAGGTAATAATGAAATACAGACCCAGCGTAAAGAGCTACCACAAGATGCGTACAAGGAACGCGGGATCAGTAAAATTCATCGAGTTCCATGTAGTGATGGATCATACCCTCAGTTTCGTTAGGTCGCATGAAATAGCAGAAGAAATAATTAAAGAAATAGAGAATGATATTCCCGGCTCCGAAGTTACGGTACACGTTGACCCCGATAAACATCCGGATTATTCATAA
- a CDS encoding cytochrome c biogenesis protein CcdA translates to MNPAEIQVSWIIAFLAGVISFLSPCVLPLIPGYVSMVSKMSFEELTGETTEGRTGKILVPSLLFVLGFSFVFVTLGASASFLGTFIHENKVLLLRISGVIIILFGLFSMDIIKIPHLYRERRLNIGEGNLGLVGIFLLGIAFGFGWTPCVGPILASILLYASTAEGAGKGAALLFVYSIGLGLPFIITGLALSKALTAFGWIKRHYGIYKIVVGGTLVIVGLLMITNSLFYLNIYGQKVLDWAGIDFWKTF, encoded by the coding sequence ATGAATCCCGCTGAAATTCAGGTAAGCTGGATCATCGCATTTTTGGCAGGGGTAATATCTTTTCTTTCCCCGTGCGTCCTTCCCCTGATACCCGGCTACGTCTCCATGGTATCAAAAATGTCTTTTGAAGAGCTGACCGGAGAAACCACAGAGGGCAGAACAGGTAAAATTCTGGTTCCGAGCCTGCTGTTCGTCCTGGGGTTTTCGTTCGTTTTCGTGACATTAGGGGCATCCGCCTCGTTTTTAGGAACTTTTATACATGAGAACAAGGTGCTCCTTCTGAGAATCTCGGGAGTAATAATTATTTTGTTCGGGCTTTTTTCCATGGATATAATCAAAATTCCGCACCTCTACAGAGAACGGCGGCTCAATATCGGCGAAGGCAACCTGGGATTGGTCGGCATATTCCTCCTCGGCATAGCCTTCGGATTCGGCTGGACACCGTGCGTGGGGCCTATACTGGCGTCCATACTGCTCTACGCGAGCACAGCCGAGGGAGCAGGGAAAGGCGCAGCCCTGCTTTTCGTATACTCGATCGGCCTCGGTCTGCCCTTCATTATAACCGGACTCGCCCTGTCAAAGGCGCTCACAGCCTTCGGCTGGATCAAGCGTCACTACGGAATCTATAAAATCGTGGTCGGAGGGACGCTTGTAATAGTCGGTTTATTGATGATCACGAACAGTCTCTTCTATTTGAATATATACGGACAGAAAGTACTTGACTGGGCGGGCATAGACTTCTGGAAAACCTTTTAG
- a CDS encoding 4'-phosphopantetheinyl transferase superfamily protein, whose protein sequence is MSFKGETRKNHPAHFISDETEVHLWICRFQSEANATEECYEEIISADERKRADRFRFNEERSKFIQARGVLRTVLGKYLNLRPNELVFDYNKYGKPGLQARINPRNVKFNLSHSRSLAIYAVTKDREVGVDVEYLRDVKRADKIIERFFSQHEREFYGSRPSAIKKLAFFQLWTRKEAYTKAMGAGISLPRDDYTLSLIPGDSSYRNNRSPVTGNNRKWSLYDIEIDENYKAALAVEGEGHDIRYFSLI, encoded by the coding sequence ATGAGCTTCAAAGGAGAAACCCGGAAGAACCACCCGGCTCATTTCATATCGGACGAGACGGAGGTTCATTTATGGATATGCCGCTTCCAGAGTGAGGCCAATGCAACAGAAGAGTGTTATGAAGAGATAATATCGGCAGATGAGAGAAAGAGGGCCGACCGTTTCAGGTTTAACGAAGAAAGGAGCAAATTCATTCAGGCGCGCGGGGTTCTGAGAACCGTATTGGGCAAATATTTAAACCTTCGTCCGAACGAGCTGGTTTTTGATTACAACAAATACGGAAAACCCGGATTACAGGCCCGAATCAACCCCCGAAATGTGAAATTTAACCTCTCCCATTCCCGCAGTCTGGCCATTTACGCAGTGACGAAAGACAGAGAAGTAGGAGTGGACGTCGAATACCTAAGGGACGTTAAAAGGGCCGATAAAATAATAGAACGATTTTTTTCTCAGCACGAAAGGGAATTTTACGGATCCCGCCCTTCCGCCATTAAAAAGCTCGCCTTTTTTCAACTCTGGACGCGCAAAGAGGCGTATACGAAAGCTATGGGCGCGGGTATATCCCTTCCGCGGGATGATTATACCCTTTCCCTCATTCCCGGGGACTCCTCATACCGGAATAACAGAAGCCCCGTGACCGGTAATAACCGAAAATGGTCGTTATATGATATAGAGATAGATGAGAACTATAAAGCCGCTTTAGCGGTTGAGGGCGAGGGACACGACATAAGATATTTCAGTTTAATCTAG